From the genome of Vigna angularis cultivar LongXiaoDou No.4 chromosome 11, ASM1680809v1, whole genome shotgun sequence, one region includes:
- the LOC108332305 gene encoding ubiquitin-conjugating enzyme E2 7, with protein MASQASLLLQKQLKDLCKNPVDGFSAGLVDETNIFEWSVTVIGPPDTLYEGGFFNAIMSFPPNYPNSPPSVKFTSEIWHPNVYPDGRVCISILHPPGDDPNGYELASERWTPVHTVESIVLSIISMLSSPNDESPANVEAAKEWRDRRDEFKKKVSRCVRKSQEML; from the exons ATGGCGTCCCAAGCAAGCCTCCTCCTTCAGAAGCAGCTCAAAG ATCTCTGCAAGAACCCCGTTGATGGATTTTCCGCCGGTTTGGTCGACGAAACCAACATTTTTGAATGGAGCGTCACTGTAATTGGGCCTCCTGACACTCTCTA TGAGGGGGGATTTTTTAATGCCATTATGAGCTTTCCACCCAACTACCCAAATAGTCCGCCATCAGTGAAATTTACCTCTGAGATATGGCATCCCAATG TTTATCCTGATGGGCGAGTTTGCATATCAATTCTTCACCCTCCTGGTGACGATCCGAATGGTTACGAGCTTGCAAGTGAGCGCTGGACACCTGTTCATACA GTAGAAAGTATAGTATTAAGTATCATATCGATGCTTTCTAGTCCTAATGATGAATCTCCTGCAAATGTTGAAGCCGCG AAAGAGTGGAGAGACAGGAGAGATGAATTCAAGAAAAAAGTTAGCCGTTGCGTGCGGAAGTCACAAGAAATGTTGTGA
- the LOC108332471 gene encoding CRAL-TRIO domain-containing protein YKL091C isoform X1: MTENRAYRNLLIEFHPKIFVKRNNEYLTLLLRGRFGRSVVGRITIFLLKVAALEIIRRFSKSRCPCVWRGLQALQILCYSPFKWIQRWAPFKGLVDNMQVLSRPLLALSIATLFSDQSIATLFSMKSKCSDRKSDCSSEEAAVYSELSPLQVDLNISQCLTNHNNLESEKWLTQLNQELENQGLSLPERIDDDELRRFYAASNNDFSSFLTSIKKTIRWRETYRILSREEQKMWTKLVFWHGCDVERRPCLIVRLGSACNTLEWEDRPRFAQAVISQVEYGVLHLVDADNPQITVLVDCDGLSPVRIPMQMTRSCSSLLLDHFPNRLGCMFVIRLPTSAHVIAQSFIQDLKPATRNKMKIEGEMFQKVLAEYLPTLPSYLGGSCTCVKCYTVGSSRRDRVENTSDSDNEDPPMLHPSNELEGGLYGQYNQLLRAAIVGILIFWAFVALGAVVFETQ; encoded by the exons ATGACTGAAAATAGAGCATACAGAAATCTGCTAATTGAATTTCATCCTAAAATTTTTGTCAAGAGAAACAATGAATATCTCACTTTGCTGCTCCGTGGCCGctttggaagaagtgttgtgGGTCGTATCACAATTTTCTTACTTAAAGTTGCTGCTTTAGAGATCATAAGGAGGTTCTCCAAGAGCAGATGTCCATGCGTATGGCGAGGCCTTCAGGCTCTACAAATCCTTTGTTATTCACCTTTTAAATGGATTCAGAGGTGGGCACCCTTCAAGGGTTTGGTTGACAACATGCAG GTCCTATCAAGACCGTTGCTAGCCCTTTCAATTGCAACATTGTTTTCTGATCAGTCCATTGCAACGTTGTTTTCTATGAAATCAAAATGTAGTGATAGAAAGTCAGATTGTAGTTCAGAAGAAGCAGCGGTATACTCTGAGTTATCACCTTTACAAGTTGATTTGAATATAAG CCAGTGTTTGacaaatcataataatttaGAATCTGAGAAGTGGTTGACTCAACTCAATCAAGAGCTTGAAAATCAAGGACTTAGTTTACCTGAAAG AATCGATGATGACGAGCTTAGGAGATTTTATGCAGCTTctaataatgatttttctagCTTTCTTACCTCAATAAAGAAGACCATACGATGGCGAGAGACTTACAGAATTCTTTCCAGGGAAGAACAGAAAATGTGGACAAAATTGGTCTTTTGGCATGGGTGTGACGTGGAGCGCAGACCTTGCCTAATTGTAAGGCTAGGGTCAGCCTGCAATACTTTGGAATGGGAAGATAGACCTCGATTTGCTCAGGCAGTAA TATCACAGGTAGAATATGGAGTCTTACACTTGGTTGATGCAGACAACCCTCAAATTACAGTGTTGGTGGATTGTGATGGTTTATCTCCAGTGAGAATTCCCATGCAAATGACGAGATCTTGTTCTTCCCTTTTGCTAGACCACTTTCCCAATCGTCTTGGTTGCATGTTTGTCATACGACTGCCAACCAGTGCTCATGTTATTGCGCAGTCTTTTATTCAA GACTTGAAGCCTGCTACTAGAAACAAGATGAAAATAGAAGGGGAAATGTTTCAGAAAGTTCTTGCTGAATATCTGCCAACACTGCCTTCATATCTTGGAGGCTCCTGCACTTGCGTGAAATGCTATACCGTTGGGAGCAGCAGGAGAGACAGGGTGGAGAACACCAGTGACAGTGACAATGAGGATCCTCCAATGTTGCATCCTTCCAATGAATTAGAAGGCGGCTTATATGGTCAATATAATCAGTTGTTGAGAGCTGCTATCGTAGGTATTCTTATATTTTGGGCTTTTGTAGCCCTTGGTGCTGTAGTATTTGAAACCCAGTAA
- the LOC108332471 gene encoding uncharacterized protein LOC108332471 isoform X2 encodes MTENRAYRNLLIEFHPKIFVKRNNEYLTLLLRGRFGRSVVGRITIFLLKVAALEIIRRFSKSRCPCVWRGLQALQILCYSPFKWIQRWAPFKGLVDNMQVLSRPLLALSIATLFSDQSIATLFSMKSKCSDRKSDCSSEEAAVYSELSPLQVDLNISQCLTNHNNLESEKWLTQLNQELENQGLSLPEREEQKMWTKLVFWHGCDVERRPCLIVRLGSACNTLEWEDRPRFAQAVISQVEYGVLHLVDADNPQITVLVDCDGLSPVRIPMQMTRSCSSLLLDHFPNRLGCMFVIRLPTSAHVIAQSFIQDLKPATRNKMKIEGEMFQKVLAEYLPTLPSYLGGSCTCVKCYTVGSSRRDRVENTSDSDNEDPPMLHPSNELEGGLYGQYNQLLRAAIVGILIFWAFVALGAVVFETQ; translated from the exons ATGACTGAAAATAGAGCATACAGAAATCTGCTAATTGAATTTCATCCTAAAATTTTTGTCAAGAGAAACAATGAATATCTCACTTTGCTGCTCCGTGGCCGctttggaagaagtgttgtgGGTCGTATCACAATTTTCTTACTTAAAGTTGCTGCTTTAGAGATCATAAGGAGGTTCTCCAAGAGCAGATGTCCATGCGTATGGCGAGGCCTTCAGGCTCTACAAATCCTTTGTTATTCACCTTTTAAATGGATTCAGAGGTGGGCACCCTTCAAGGGTTTGGTTGACAACATGCAG GTCCTATCAAGACCGTTGCTAGCCCTTTCAATTGCAACATTGTTTTCTGATCAGTCCATTGCAACGTTGTTTTCTATGAAATCAAAATGTAGTGATAGAAAGTCAGATTGTAGTTCAGAAGAAGCAGCGGTATACTCTGAGTTATCACCTTTACAAGTTGATTTGAATATAAG CCAGTGTTTGacaaatcataataatttaGAATCTGAGAAGTGGTTGACTCAACTCAATCAAGAGCTTGAAAATCAAGGACTTAGTTTACCTGAAAG GGAAGAACAGAAAATGTGGACAAAATTGGTCTTTTGGCATGGGTGTGACGTGGAGCGCAGACCTTGCCTAATTGTAAGGCTAGGGTCAGCCTGCAATACTTTGGAATGGGAAGATAGACCTCGATTTGCTCAGGCAGTAA TATCACAGGTAGAATATGGAGTCTTACACTTGGTTGATGCAGACAACCCTCAAATTACAGTGTTGGTGGATTGTGATGGTTTATCTCCAGTGAGAATTCCCATGCAAATGACGAGATCTTGTTCTTCCCTTTTGCTAGACCACTTTCCCAATCGTCTTGGTTGCATGTTTGTCATACGACTGCCAACCAGTGCTCATGTTATTGCGCAGTCTTTTATTCAA GACTTGAAGCCTGCTACTAGAAACAAGATGAAAATAGAAGGGGAAATGTTTCAGAAAGTTCTTGCTGAATATCTGCCAACACTGCCTTCATATCTTGGAGGCTCCTGCACTTGCGTGAAATGCTATACCGTTGGGAGCAGCAGGAGAGACAGGGTGGAGAACACCAGTGACAGTGACAATGAGGATCCTCCAATGTTGCATCCTTCCAATGAATTAGAAGGCGGCTTATATGGTCAATATAATCAGTTGTTGAGAGCTGCTATCGTAGGTATTCTTATATTTTGGGCTTTTGTAGCCCTTGGTGCTGTAGTATTTGAAACCCAGTAA
- the LOC108332471 gene encoding sec14 cytosolic factor isoform X3, translated as MQVLSRPLLALSIATLFSDQSIATLFSMKSKCSDRKSDCSSEEAAVYSELSPLQVDLNISQCLTNHNNLESEKWLTQLNQELENQGLSLPERIDDDELRRFYAASNNDFSSFLTSIKKTIRWRETYRILSREEQKMWTKLVFWHGCDVERRPCLIVRLGSACNTLEWEDRPRFAQAVISQVEYGVLHLVDADNPQITVLVDCDGLSPVRIPMQMTRSCSSLLLDHFPNRLGCMFVIRLPTSAHVIAQSFIQDLKPATRNKMKIEGEMFQKVLAEYLPTLPSYLGGSCTCVKCYTVGSSRRDRVENTSDSDNEDPPMLHPSNELEGGLYGQYNQLLRAAIVGILIFWAFVALGAVVFETQ; from the exons ATGCAG GTCCTATCAAGACCGTTGCTAGCCCTTTCAATTGCAACATTGTTTTCTGATCAGTCCATTGCAACGTTGTTTTCTATGAAATCAAAATGTAGTGATAGAAAGTCAGATTGTAGTTCAGAAGAAGCAGCGGTATACTCTGAGTTATCACCTTTACAAGTTGATTTGAATATAAG CCAGTGTTTGacaaatcataataatttaGAATCTGAGAAGTGGTTGACTCAACTCAATCAAGAGCTTGAAAATCAAGGACTTAGTTTACCTGAAAG AATCGATGATGACGAGCTTAGGAGATTTTATGCAGCTTctaataatgatttttctagCTTTCTTACCTCAATAAAGAAGACCATACGATGGCGAGAGACTTACAGAATTCTTTCCAGGGAAGAACAGAAAATGTGGACAAAATTGGTCTTTTGGCATGGGTGTGACGTGGAGCGCAGACCTTGCCTAATTGTAAGGCTAGGGTCAGCCTGCAATACTTTGGAATGGGAAGATAGACCTCGATTTGCTCAGGCAGTAA TATCACAGGTAGAATATGGAGTCTTACACTTGGTTGATGCAGACAACCCTCAAATTACAGTGTTGGTGGATTGTGATGGTTTATCTCCAGTGAGAATTCCCATGCAAATGACGAGATCTTGTTCTTCCCTTTTGCTAGACCACTTTCCCAATCGTCTTGGTTGCATGTTTGTCATACGACTGCCAACCAGTGCTCATGTTATTGCGCAGTCTTTTATTCAA GACTTGAAGCCTGCTACTAGAAACAAGATGAAAATAGAAGGGGAAATGTTTCAGAAAGTTCTTGCTGAATATCTGCCAACACTGCCTTCATATCTTGGAGGCTCCTGCACTTGCGTGAAATGCTATACCGTTGGGAGCAGCAGGAGAGACAGGGTGGAGAACACCAGTGACAGTGACAATGAGGATCCTCCAATGTTGCATCCTTCCAATGAATTAGAAGGCGGCTTATATGGTCAATATAATCAGTTGTTGAGAGCTGCTATCGTAGGTATTCTTATATTTTGGGCTTTTGTAGCCCTTGGTGCTGTAGTATTTGAAACCCAGTAA
- the LOC108333123 gene encoding uncharacterized protein LOC108333123 isoform X2: MKKVLAMETMRGLWREGLSSAFRTALACTIVRCVSLYAPPSITTLISFPAFSYVTAILLIANHATFGDALRGCCLALYATLHTIGPAIFTLWLLGPGRLSKVGTAVAVAVAAFVVVLPWPHSAAHLLDKRLALGQIVLVYVVAYDNGVHTDPFMHPLRLAASTALGALACVLALLLPYPRFACSQRLKLLIKVISEEDKANAIGFISQAKCLVTNRTKLLSLITLYQEGVQWEIIPFKIFRSHCLSQIERLQEIDNNLRGMELAFTCTNSFTINILNQNLKHGLNNLEEHISLTIKQPKQGLTVPESNAKDLTLFLQSLQTIPTTHQELPIFFLLFCTQLLHKKPFTLAPTSAQDNNKNENSHWGKQKWADSIAKLRNTNFIPAIKFSLSLGLTVFMGLVYSKENGLWAGLPVAVSYVSGREATFRAANVKAQGTVLGTVYGVLGSFVFERFLPLRFLSLLPWFIFTSFLQRSQMYGPVGSISAVIGAVLILGRKNYGPSSEFAIARIVETFIGLSCSIFVDLILGPKRASTCAKMELSQCLATLGESIGLLSPFTGESDLEEKLRRLKMQVNELKKFVVEAEVEPNFWFVPFNSVCYNKVLGSLSRMVELLWFGERGLKFLHQEFQRCGAYEKEGVKMLNAKVEHVRELIGSSIKNLEEICRMKGDEKNEKACDVESGKSRCMVLGLGEDGIEERIGCFLEQCRSVVDKLDGDESEVKSQVVLSLSALGLCLFSCIRGTIEIEEAIIEIVQ; this comes from the exons atgaagAAAGTGTTGGCAATGGAAACAATGCGAGGGTTGTGGCGAGAAGGGCTCTCATCAGCGTTCCGAACAGCCCTAGCATGCACCATAGTGCGATGTGTGAGCCTCTACGCACCACCCTCCATCACCACCCTCATATCCTTCCCTGCATTCTCATACGTCACAGCCATTCTCCTCATCGCCAACCACGCCACTTTCGGAGACGCCTTGCGCGGATGCTGCCTCGCACTCTACGCCACCCTTCACACCATAGGCCCCGCCATCTTCACCCTGTGGCTTCTCGGACCAGGCCGCCTATCCAAGGTGGGGACCGCCGTGGCGGTGGCGGTGGCCGCATTTGTAGTCGTCCTGCCTTGGCCTCACTCGGCGGCGCATTTGTTAGATAAACGCTTAGCGTTGGGACAGATAGTGCTGGTGTACGTGGTGGCGTACGATAATGGTGTTCACACTGATCCTTTCATGCACCCTTTACGCTTGGCAGCTAGCACCGCCTTAGGTGCTCTTGCTTGCGTTCTGGCCTTGCTTCTTCCATACCCGCGTTTTGCATGCTCCCAG AGATTGAAGCTTCTCATAAAAGTAATAAGTGAGGAGGACAAAGCTAATGCAATTGGATTCATCTCTCAAGCCAAATGTCTGGTAACCAACCGAACCAAGCTCCTTTCTCTCATCACACTCTACCAA GAGGGCGTGCAGTGGGAGATAATTCCATTTAAAATTTTCAGATCACATTGCTTGAGCCAAATAGAGAGACTTCAAGAGATAGATAACAATCTCAGAGGGATGGAGTTGGCTTTCACTTGCACCAATTCATTCACAATCAACATTCTCAACCAAAACCTTAAACATGGTCTCAATAACCTTGAGGAACATATTAGCCTAACCATAAAACAACCTAAACAGGGCTTAACTGTTCCAGAATCCAATGCAAAAGACCTAACACTTTTTCTCCAATCCCTTCAAACCATTCCAACTACTCACCAAGAGTTACCCATATTCTTCTTATTATTTTGCACCCAACTCCTCCACAAAAAACCATTCACCCTAGCTCCAACTTCTGCTCAAGacaataacaaaaatgaaaattctcACTGGGGTAAACAAAAGTGGGCTGATTCGATAGCAAAATTgagaaatacaaattttattccaGCAATTAAATTCTCTCTATCTTTGGGCCTCACAGTTTTCATGGGCTTAGTATATAGCAAGGAAAACGGGCTCTGGGCTGGGCTCCCAGTAGCCGTGAGCTATGTCTCGGGGAGGGAAGCTACATTTAGGGCAGCAAATGTTAAAGCCCAAGGGACCGTATTGGGAACTGTATACGGCGTTTTGGGCAGCTTCGTGTTTGAGAGATTCTTGCCCTTAAGATTCTTGTCTCTCCTTCCTTGGTTCATTTTCACTAGTTTCCTTCAACGAAGCCAAATGTATGGGCCTGTTGGATCCATTTCCGCAGTTATCGGGGCGGTTCTAATTCTTGGTAGGAAAAACTATGGCCCATCCAGTGAGTTTGCTATCGCCAGAATCGTTGAAACCTTTATTGGGCTCTCGTGTTCTATTTTTGTGGATCTTATTTTGGGGCCTAAAAGAGCTTCCACGTGTGCGAAAATGGAGCTTTCTCAATGCTTGGCTACACTTGGTGAGTCCATTGGGTTGTTGAGTCCATTTACAGGTGAAAGTGATTTGGAAGAAAAGCTAAGGAGGTTGAAAATGCAAGTTAACGAGCTTAAGAAATTTGTTGTAGAAGCAGAAGTGGAACCTAATTTTTGGTTTGTACCGTTTAATAGTGTTTGTTATAATAAGGTTTTGGGGTCACTGTCAAGAATGGTGGAGCTCTTGTGGTTTGGAGAACGTGGTTTGAAGTTCCTCCACCAAGAATTCCAACGATGTGGGGCTTACGAGAAAGAGGGTGTGAAGATGCTAAACGCTAAAGTCGAACATGTGAGGGAGCTTATTGGCTCATCCATAAAAAATCTTGAAGAGATTTGTAGAATGAAAGGTGATGAGAAGAATGAAAAGGCTTGTGATGTTGAATCAGGAAAGTCAAGGTGCATGGTTTTAGGTTTAGGAGAAGATGGAATAGAAGAAAGAATTGGATGTTTTCTGGAACAGTGTAGAAGTGTTGTTGATAAGTTAGATGGTGATGAAAGTGAAGTGAAGAGCCAAGTTGTTCTGAGTTTGAGTGCTTTagggttgtgtttgttttcatGCATACGAGGAACAATAGAAATCGAAGAAGCAATTATTGAAATTGTACAATGA
- the LOC108333123 gene encoding uncharacterized protein LOC108333123 isoform X1, with amino-acid sequence MKKVLAMETMRGLWREGLSSAFRTALACTIVRCVSLYAPPSITTLISFPAFSYVTAILLIANHATFGDALRGCCLALYATLHTIGPAIFTLWLLGPGRLSKVGTAVAVAVAAFVVVLPWPHSAAHLLDKRLALGQIVLVYVVAYDNGVHTDPFMHPLRLAASTALGALACVLALLLPYPRFACSQMNEIYKLLTKNMLKRLKLLIKVISEEDKANAIGFISQAKCLVTNRTKLLSLITLYQEGVQWEIIPFKIFRSHCLSQIERLQEIDNNLRGMELAFTCTNSFTINILNQNLKHGLNNLEEHISLTIKQPKQGLTVPESNAKDLTLFLQSLQTIPTTHQELPIFFLLFCTQLLHKKPFTLAPTSAQDNNKNENSHWGKQKWADSIAKLRNTNFIPAIKFSLSLGLTVFMGLVYSKENGLWAGLPVAVSYVSGREATFRAANVKAQGTVLGTVYGVLGSFVFERFLPLRFLSLLPWFIFTSFLQRSQMYGPVGSISAVIGAVLILGRKNYGPSSEFAIARIVETFIGLSCSIFVDLILGPKRASTCAKMELSQCLATLGESIGLLSPFTGESDLEEKLRRLKMQVNELKKFVVEAEVEPNFWFVPFNSVCYNKVLGSLSRMVELLWFGERGLKFLHQEFQRCGAYEKEGVKMLNAKVEHVRELIGSSIKNLEEICRMKGDEKNEKACDVESGKSRCMVLGLGEDGIEERIGCFLEQCRSVVDKLDGDESEVKSQVVLSLSALGLCLFSCIRGTIEIEEAIIEIVQ; translated from the exons atgaagAAAGTGTTGGCAATGGAAACAATGCGAGGGTTGTGGCGAGAAGGGCTCTCATCAGCGTTCCGAACAGCCCTAGCATGCACCATAGTGCGATGTGTGAGCCTCTACGCACCACCCTCCATCACCACCCTCATATCCTTCCCTGCATTCTCATACGTCACAGCCATTCTCCTCATCGCCAACCACGCCACTTTCGGAGACGCCTTGCGCGGATGCTGCCTCGCACTCTACGCCACCCTTCACACCATAGGCCCCGCCATCTTCACCCTGTGGCTTCTCGGACCAGGCCGCCTATCCAAGGTGGGGACCGCCGTGGCGGTGGCGGTGGCCGCATTTGTAGTCGTCCTGCCTTGGCCTCACTCGGCGGCGCATTTGTTAGATAAACGCTTAGCGTTGGGACAGATAGTGCTGGTGTACGTGGTGGCGTACGATAATGGTGTTCACACTGATCCTTTCATGCACCCTTTACGCTTGGCAGCTAGCACCGCCTTAGGTGCTCTTGCTTGCGTTCTGGCCTTGCTTCTTCCATACCCGCGTTTTGCATGCTCCCAG ATGAATGAAATCTACAAGCTATTAACAAAAAACATGTTGAAGAGATTGAAGCTTCTCATAAAAGTAATAAGTGAGGAGGACAAAGCTAATGCAATTGGATTCATCTCTCAAGCCAAATGTCTGGTAACCAACCGAACCAAGCTCCTTTCTCTCATCACACTCTACCAA GAGGGCGTGCAGTGGGAGATAATTCCATTTAAAATTTTCAGATCACATTGCTTGAGCCAAATAGAGAGACTTCAAGAGATAGATAACAATCTCAGAGGGATGGAGTTGGCTTTCACTTGCACCAATTCATTCACAATCAACATTCTCAACCAAAACCTTAAACATGGTCTCAATAACCTTGAGGAACATATTAGCCTAACCATAAAACAACCTAAACAGGGCTTAACTGTTCCAGAATCCAATGCAAAAGACCTAACACTTTTTCTCCAATCCCTTCAAACCATTCCAACTACTCACCAAGAGTTACCCATATTCTTCTTATTATTTTGCACCCAACTCCTCCACAAAAAACCATTCACCCTAGCTCCAACTTCTGCTCAAGacaataacaaaaatgaaaattctcACTGGGGTAAACAAAAGTGGGCTGATTCGATAGCAAAATTgagaaatacaaattttattccaGCAATTAAATTCTCTCTATCTTTGGGCCTCACAGTTTTCATGGGCTTAGTATATAGCAAGGAAAACGGGCTCTGGGCTGGGCTCCCAGTAGCCGTGAGCTATGTCTCGGGGAGGGAAGCTACATTTAGGGCAGCAAATGTTAAAGCCCAAGGGACCGTATTGGGAACTGTATACGGCGTTTTGGGCAGCTTCGTGTTTGAGAGATTCTTGCCCTTAAGATTCTTGTCTCTCCTTCCTTGGTTCATTTTCACTAGTTTCCTTCAACGAAGCCAAATGTATGGGCCTGTTGGATCCATTTCCGCAGTTATCGGGGCGGTTCTAATTCTTGGTAGGAAAAACTATGGCCCATCCAGTGAGTTTGCTATCGCCAGAATCGTTGAAACCTTTATTGGGCTCTCGTGTTCTATTTTTGTGGATCTTATTTTGGGGCCTAAAAGAGCTTCCACGTGTGCGAAAATGGAGCTTTCTCAATGCTTGGCTACACTTGGTGAGTCCATTGGGTTGTTGAGTCCATTTACAGGTGAAAGTGATTTGGAAGAAAAGCTAAGGAGGTTGAAAATGCAAGTTAACGAGCTTAAGAAATTTGTTGTAGAAGCAGAAGTGGAACCTAATTTTTGGTTTGTACCGTTTAATAGTGTTTGTTATAATAAGGTTTTGGGGTCACTGTCAAGAATGGTGGAGCTCTTGTGGTTTGGAGAACGTGGTTTGAAGTTCCTCCACCAAGAATTCCAACGATGTGGGGCTTACGAGAAAGAGGGTGTGAAGATGCTAAACGCTAAAGTCGAACATGTGAGGGAGCTTATTGGCTCATCCATAAAAAATCTTGAAGAGATTTGTAGAATGAAAGGTGATGAGAAGAATGAAAAGGCTTGTGATGTTGAATCAGGAAAGTCAAGGTGCATGGTTTTAGGTTTAGGAGAAGATGGAATAGAAGAAAGAATTGGATGTTTTCTGGAACAGTGTAGAAGTGTTGTTGATAAGTTAGATGGTGATGAAAGTGAAGTGAAGAGCCAAGTTGTTCTGAGTTTGAGTGCTTTagggttgtgtttgttttcatGCATACGAGGAACAATAGAAATCGAAGAAGCAATTATTGAAATTGTACAATGA